The Lytechinus pictus isolate F3 Inbred chromosome 10, Lp3.0, whole genome shotgun sequence genome includes a window with the following:
- the LOC129270571 gene encoding uncharacterized protein LOC129270571 produces MGRRGGGFEFSASSNSDFEPMKTKAKKFAQDVRITWFQDLGCDDNVLIFYSLYDDELFISLGETVERVISDIELVRLNRIGDQALVGKIVSTPSPQAGAIQFNDSFTIVPTTTIIDMAQRKTTTGEGMNTLVDVVHVAIVNGPSVSSKLVYGAAVPVLLVLSILIMCLLANWCCRPAYGYHQPAQRTNTKTEKEEEEELEEEEEKEKV; encoded by the exons ATGGGCaggagagggggtggg TTTGAATTTTCTGCTTCTTCCAACAGTGATTTTGAGCCCATGAAAACCAAAGCTAAGAAGTTTGCCCAAGATGTCCGAATCACCTGGTTTCAAGATCTCGGATGTGACGACAATGTCCTCATATTCTACAGTCTCTACGACGATGAg ttATTCATTTCACTTGGAGAAACGGTGGAAAGAGTCATCTCTGATATTGAACTCGTCCGACTGAACAGAATCGGTGATCAAGCCTTAGTTGGGAAGATAGTTTCCACGCCCTCGCCgcaagctggcgctattcaatTCAACGATTCGTTCACCATCGTGCCGACCACAACCATCATCGACATGGCGCAGCGCAAGACGACCACGGGCGAGGGCATGAATACGCTTGTCGACGTCGTCCACGTTGCGATCGTCAACGGACCCAGTGTTTCGTCCAAGTTAGTGTATGGGGCAGCGGTACCCGTCCTTTTGGTGCTGAGTATCTTAATAATGTGCCTATTGGCTAACTGGTGCTGTCGCCCCGCCTACGGCTACCACCAGCCAGCCCAACGAACCAATACGAAGacagaaaaggaggaagaggaggagctagaggaggaggaggagaaagagaaagtgtGA